Proteins co-encoded in one Myotis daubentonii chromosome 8, mMyoDau2.1, whole genome shotgun sequence genomic window:
- the TMX3 gene encoding protein disulfide-isomerase TMX3 isoform X7, with translation MKSIGSPVKVGKMDATSYSSIASEFGVRGYPTIKLLKGDLAYNYRGPRTKDDIIEFAHRVSGALIRPLPSQQMFEHVQKRHRVFFVYVGGESTLKEKYIDAASELIVYTYFFSASEEVVPEYVTLKEMPAVLVFKDETYFVYDEYEDGDLSSWINRERFQNYLTMDGFLLYELGDTGKLVAIAIIDEKNTSIEHTRLKSIIQEVARDYRDQFHRDFQFGHMDGNDYINTLLMDELTVPTVVVLNTSNQQYFLLDREIKNTEDMVQFINSILDGTVEAQGGDSILQRLKRMVFDAKSTVVSIFKSSPIMGCFLFGLPLGVISIMCYGIYTADTDGGYIEERYEVSKSETESQEATEESRELQEPRSGQSLVPARQEPKDVLEKKTD, from the exons GCATTGCTTCAGAGTTTGGAGTTCGAGGTTATCCAACAATTAAGCT attaaaagGGGACTTGGCATATAATTATAGAGGACCACGAACTAAAGATGATATTATTGAGTTTGCTCACAGAGTATCTGG AGCACTAATTCGGCCACTTCCAAGTCAGCAAATGTTTGAACATGTGCAGAAAAGACATCgtgtattttttgtttatgtAGGTGGAGAGTCAACTTTGAAG GAGAAATACATAGATGCTGCTTCAGAATTAATTGTATATACATACTTCTTTTCTGCTTCAGAAGAAGTGGTTCCTgag TACGTGACTCTGAAGGAGATGCCCGCCGTGCTTGTTTTCAAAGATGAAACTTACTTTGTTTACGATG agtaTGAAGATGGTGACTTGTCATCTTGGATCAACAGGGAGAGGTTTCAGAATTATCTGACTATGGACGGCTTCCTCTTGTATGAACTTGGAGATACAG gAAAGCTTGTAGCTATTGCAATTATTGATGAGAAGAATACATCAATTGAACATACCAG ATTGAAGTCAATTATTCAGGAAGTTGCTAGAGATTACAGAGATCAGTTCCACAG GGATTTTCAGTTTGGACATATGGATGGGAATGACTATATAAATACCTTGCTGATGGA TGAATTGACTGTCCCAACTGTAGTTGTACTGAATACTTCAAACCAACAATACTTTTTACTAGATAGAGAGATCAAGAATACTGAAGACATGGTCCAGTTCATTAATAGCATTTTGGACGGCACAGTAGAA GCCCAAGGAGGTGATAGCATTTTGCAGAGATTGAAAAGAATGGTATTTGATGCTAAATCTACTGTTGTG TCCATATTCAAGAGCTCTCCGATCATGGGCTGCTTCCTCTTCGGCCTGCCTCTGGGTGTCATCAGCATCATGTGCTATGGCATCTACACAGCCGACACAGACGGAGGCTACATAGAAGAGCGGTATGAAGTGTCCAAAAGCGAAACTGAAAGCCAGGAAGCCACGGAGGAGAGCAGAGAACTGCAGGAGCCAAGGAGCGGACAGTCTCTAGTGCCTGCCAGGCAAGAGCCCAAGGATGTATTAGAGAAGAAGACAGATTGA
- the TMX3 gene encoding protein disulfide-isomerase TMX3 isoform X8, translating into MFEHVQKRHRVFFVYVGGESTLKEKYIDAASELIVYTYFFSASEEVVPEYVTLKEMPAVLVFKDETYFVYDEYEDGDLSSWINRERFQNYLTMDGFLLYELGDTGKLVAIAIIDEKNTSIEHTRLKSIIQEVARDYRDQFHRDFQFGHMDGNDYINTLLMDELTVPTVVVLNTSNQQYFLLDREIKNTEDMVQFINSILDGTVEAQGGDSILQRLKRMVFDAKSTVVSIFKSSPIMGCFLFGLPLGVISIMCYGIYTADTDGGYIEERYEVSKSETESQEATEESRELQEPRSGQSLVPARQEPKDVLEKKTD; encoded by the exons ATGTTTGAACATGTGCAGAAAAGACATCgtgtattttttgtttatgtAGGTGGAGAGTCAACTTTGAAG GAGAAATACATAGATGCTGCTTCAGAATTAATTGTATATACATACTTCTTTTCTGCTTCAGAAGAAGTGGTTCCTgag TACGTGACTCTGAAGGAGATGCCCGCCGTGCTTGTTTTCAAAGATGAAACTTACTTTGTTTACGATG agtaTGAAGATGGTGACTTGTCATCTTGGATCAACAGGGAGAGGTTTCAGAATTATCTGACTATGGACGGCTTCCTCTTGTATGAACTTGGAGATACAG gAAAGCTTGTAGCTATTGCAATTATTGATGAGAAGAATACATCAATTGAACATACCAG ATTGAAGTCAATTATTCAGGAAGTTGCTAGAGATTACAGAGATCAGTTCCACAG GGATTTTCAGTTTGGACATATGGATGGGAATGACTATATAAATACCTTGCTGATGGA TGAATTGACTGTCCCAACTGTAGTTGTACTGAATACTTCAAACCAACAATACTTTTTACTAGATAGAGAGATCAAGAATACTGAAGACATGGTCCAGTTCATTAATAGCATTTTGGACGGCACAGTAGAA GCCCAAGGAGGTGATAGCATTTTGCAGAGATTGAAAAGAATGGTATTTGATGCTAAATCTACTGTTGTG TCCATATTCAAGAGCTCTCCGATCATGGGCTGCTTCCTCTTCGGCCTGCCTCTGGGTGTCATCAGCATCATGTGCTATGGCATCTACACAGCCGACACAGACGGAGGCTACATAGAAGAGCGGTATGAAGTGTCCAAAAGCGAAACTGAAAGCCAGGAAGCCACGGAGGAGAGCAGAGAACTGCAGGAGCCAAGGAGCGGACAGTCTCTAGTGCCTGCCAGGCAAGAGCCCAAGGATGTATTAGAGAAGAAGACAGATTGA